Proteins from one Bacteroides zhangwenhongii genomic window:
- a CDS encoding fructose-bisphosphatase class III has translation MTAQSNITPESIVNDLRYLQLLSRSFPTIADASTEIINLEAILNLPKGTEHFLTDVHGEYEAFQHVLKNASGAVKRKVNEIFGNTLREAEKKEICTLIYYPEEKLQLVKAREKDLDDWYLITLNQLVKVCQNVSSKYTRSKVRKSLPAEFSYIIQELLHESSIEPNKHAYINVIISTIITTKRADDFIIAMCNLIQRLTIDSLHIVGDIYDRGPGAHIIMDTLCNYHNFDIQWGNHDILWMGAASGNDSCIANVIRMSMRYGNLATLEDGYGINLLPLATFAMDTYADDPCTIFMPKMNFADTHYNEKTLRLITQMHKAITIIQFKLEAEIIDRRPEFGMANRKLLEKIDFERGVFVYEGKEYALRDTNFPTVDPANPYRLTDEERELVDKIHYSFMNSEKLKKHMRCLFTYGGMYLVSNSNLLYHASVPLNEDGSFKHVKIRGKEYWGHKLLDKADQLIRTAYFDEEGEEDKEFAMDYIWYMWCGPDAPLFDKDKMATFERYFLEDKEMHKEKKGYYYTLRNREDICDQILAEFGALGPHSHIINGHVPVKTIQGEQPMKANGKLFVIDGGFSKAYQPETGIAGYTLVYHSHGMQLVQHEPFQSRQKAIEEGLDIKSTNFVLEFNSQRMMVKDTDKGKELVTQIQDLKKLLVAYRTGLIKEKV, from the coding sequence ATGACTGCTCAAAGTAACATAACTCCTGAAAGCATTGTGAACGATCTGCGTTATCTGCAACTGCTTTCCCGAAGTTTTCCTACTATTGCCGATGCAAGTACGGAAATAATCAATCTGGAGGCTATCTTGAATCTACCTAAAGGGACGGAGCATTTCCTGACAGATGTACATGGGGAATATGAAGCTTTCCAACATGTGCTGAAGAATGCTTCCGGTGCAGTAAAACGTAAGGTAAATGAGATATTCGGCAATACGCTTCGCGAGGCCGAGAAAAAAGAGATCTGTACGTTGATTTACTATCCCGAAGAAAAACTTCAACTGGTGAAGGCCCGTGAGAAGGATTTGGACGATTGGTATCTGATCACTCTGAACCAGTTAGTAAAAGTCTGTCAGAACGTATCTTCCAAGTATACCCGTTCCAAGGTACGTAAATCGTTGCCTGCCGAATTCTCGTATATCATACAGGAATTGTTGCACGAGTCATCTATCGAGCCGAACAAGCATGCCTATATCAATGTGATTATCAGTACGATTATCACGACAAAGCGTGCCGATGATTTTATCATTGCCATGTGTAATCTGATTCAGCGTTTGACAATCGATTCACTTCATATCGTAGGCGACATCTACGACCGCGGACCGGGGGCGCATATCATTATGGATACCTTGTGCAATTATCATAATTTCGATATTCAATGGGGCAATCACGATATTCTGTGGATGGGCGCCGCCTCCGGCAATGACAGTTGCATAGCCAATGTGATACGTATGTCTATGCGATATGGTAATCTGGCTACACTTGAAGACGGTTACGGAATCAATCTGCTGCCACTTGCTACCTTTGCTATGGATACTTATGCTGATGATCCTTGCACCATTTTCATGCCGAAAATGAATTTTGCCGATACTCATTATAATGAGAAAACGTTGCGCTTGATTACTCAGATGCACAAGGCGATCACTATTATCCAGTTTAAGCTGGAAGCCGAGATCATCGACCGCCGTCCGGAGTTTGGAATGGCAAATCGTAAATTGTTGGAGAAGATAGATTTTGAGCGTGGTGTCTTTGTCTACGAAGGTAAGGAGTATGCCCTTCGTGACACGAACTTTCCGACGGTAGATCCCGCCAATCCTTACCGCTTGACGGATGAAGAACGTGAGCTTGTGGATAAGATTCATTATTCATTTATGAATAGTGAGAAATTGAAGAAGCATATGCGTTGCCTGTTTACTTACGGCGGGATGTATCTGGTATCCAACTCCAATCTTCTTTATCACGCTTCCGTGCCTTTGAATGAGGACGGTAGCTTTAAGCATGTCAAGATACGCGGAAAAGAGTATTGGGGACACAAACTTCTGGATAAGGCCGATCAACTGATCCGTACCGCCTACTTCGACGAAGAGGGAGAGGAGGATAAGGAATTTGCGATGGATTATATCTGGTATATGTGGTGTGGTCCGGATGCGCCTTTGTTTGATAAGGATAAGATGGCTACTTTTGAACGCTATTTCCTGGAAGACAAAGAAATGCATAAAGAGAAGAAAGGATATTATTATACATTGCGCAATCGGGAGGATATTTGTGATCAGATACTGGCCGAGTTTGGAGCTTTAGGTCCTCATTCGCATATAATAAACGGTCATGTGCCTGTGAAGACTATTCAAGGAGAACAGCCGATGAAGGCCAATGGCAAACTATTCGTTATCGACGGAGGATTTTCCAAAGCCTATCAGCCTGAAACGGGAATTGCCGGATATACACTTGTCTACCATTCTCACGGTATGCAGCTTGTACAGCACGAACCGTTCCAGTCTCGTCAGAAAGCTATCGAAGAGGGATTGGATATCAAATCTACCAATTTCGTATTGGAATTCAATTCACAACGGATGATGGTGAAAGACACCGATAAGGGAAAAGAATTGGTAACTCAAATACAGGACTTGAAGAAGTTGCTCGTTGCTTATCGTACCGGTCTGATAAAGGAAAAGGTCTGA